One Loxodonta africana isolate mLoxAfr1 chromosome 4, mLoxAfr1.hap2, whole genome shotgun sequence genomic region harbors:
- the TOB2 gene encoding protein Tob2 yields MQLEIKVALNFIISYLYNKLPRRRADLFGEELERLLKKKYEGHWYPDKPLKGSGFRCVHIGETVDPVVELAAKRSGLAVEDVRANVPEELSVWIDPFEVSYQIGEKGAVKVLYLDDSEGCGAPELDKEIKSSFNPDAQVFVPIGSQDSSLSNSPSPSFGQSPSPTFIPRSAQPITFTTASFAATKFGSTKMKKGGGAGSGGGVASGGGSGQQPLQQQPRLARSPTNSLLKHKSLSLSVHSLNFIAANPAPQSQLSPNAKEFVYSGSGSPSLFFDGADGQGSGTSAPFGGSGAGTCNSSTFDMAQVFGGGTNNLFLEKTPFVEGLSYNLNTMQYPSQPFQPVVLAN; encoded by the coding sequence ATGCAGCTGGAGATCAAAGTGGCCCTGAACTTCATCATCTCTTATTTGTACAACAAGCTGCCCCGGCGCCGTGCAGACCTGTTCGGCGAGGAGCTAGAGCGACTCTTGAAAAAGAAGTATGAGGGACACTGGTACCCTGACAAGCCGCTGAAGGGCTCTGGATTCCGTTGTGTCCACATTGGGGAGACAGTGGACCCCGTGGTGGAGCTGGCTGCCAAGCGGAGTGGCTTGGCAGTGGAGGACGTGCGGGCCAACGTGCCTGAGGAGCTGAGCGTCTGGATTGACCCTTTCGAGGTGTCCTACCAGATTGGCGAGAAGGGGGCTGTGAAAGTGCTGTACCTGGATGACAGCGAGGGCTGTGGGGCCCCCGAGCTGGACAAGGAGATTAAGAGCAGCTTCAACCCTGACGCCCAGGTCTTTGTGCCCATCGGTAGCCAGGACAGCTCCCTATCCAACTCCCCATCACCATCCTTCGGCCAGTCGCCCAGCCCCACTTTCATTCCCCGCTCTGCCCAGCCCATCACCTTCACCACCGCCTCCTTTGCTGCCACCAAGTTTGGCTCCACCAAGATGAAGAAGGGTGGCGGGGCAGGGAGCGGTGGGGGCGTGGCCAGCGGTGGGGGAAGTGGCCAGCAGCCGCTGCAGCAGCAGCCTCGCCTGGCCCGCTCGCCCACCAACAGCCTGCTGAAACACAAGAGCCTCTCTTTGTCTGTGCATTCTCTGAACTTCATCGCCGCCAACCCTGCGCCGCAATCCCAGCTCTCGCCCAACGCCAAGGAGTTCGTGTACAGCGGCAGTGGCTCACCCAGCCTCTTCTTTGATGGGGCCGATGGCCAGGGCAGTGGCACCTCAGCCCCCTTTGGAGGCAGCGGGGCCGGCACCTGCAACAGCAGCACCTTCGACATGGCTCAGGTCTTTGGGGGTGGCACCAACAACCTCTTCCTGGAGAAGACGCCCTTCGTGGAAGGCCTCAGCTACAACCTGAACACCATGCAGTATCCCAGCCAGCCCTTCCAGCCTGTGGTGCTGGCCAACTga